From the Gemmatimonadaceae bacterium genome, the window ACGCCCGCATGCCGTCAATGCCGAGCGCGTGCACTGCGTGTGGTTCCATCACACCAATGGCGCCGCGCAATCGTTCGTACATGGTCTTCGCCGCCGCCAGCGACACCTGCTGTTCGAGAATGATGCGCACCAGTGTCGCGAACCCCGGCCGACGCGCCCAGAGCGGCGGCGCGCCAAAGCGTGTGACGATGGCCCCGAGATCGGGATCGCGGTCGGCCAGTTCGTGCACCGCGAGTTGCAGGGTGGCGGCGTTCAGTTGCCTCACCCTGCACGCTCGTTCATTCCCGACGCCAATGCCTTACCATCACGGCGTTGGCGGAATGCGACCCGGTGTTGGCGGGGCACCAATCCGATCCAGTTCCTGTTCGATGGCTGCGATCTCCGTCATGAGAATGGGCCTGAGCTTCGCGTACTCACTGGCGAAGTCCGCCGCGGCAATCTCGTATTCCTGTCGGTTGGTGCCGGTGGGCGGAGCAAGCACACCATCGGGCGATGCATTGCCGGCCCGCGACTGGATTGACACCGGCACCTGCTCACCGCGCGCCGAGTTGACGTTGTCGCCGCGCAACGCACGCAGCGAAAGCGTGAGCCGACGATTCACATCGCGCGCGCGATCGGTGAGCGCCTTGGGGGCTTGCGGCATCTGATCGAGCACCCTGACGATGGCGTCCATCTTGGTTTTCGCCGCGTTGGCCGCTTCCACC encodes:
- a CDS encoding DNA-3-methyladenine glycosylase 2 family protein, giving the protein MRQLNAATLQLAVHELADRDPDLGAIVTRFGAPPLWARRPGFATLVRIILEQQVSLAAAKTMYERLRGAIGVMEPHAVHALGIDGMRA